The following coding sequences lie in one Thalassoglobus polymorphus genomic window:
- a CDS encoding DNA internalization-related competence protein ComEC/Rec2 — protein MIEQDQFSNSGHHRNLRRPVVWAVTALCIGIVADHFSTLSLSVWVGLFLVSSLVALVSLPFQRWSFAASVATLLLLVAVGGGRNQFFHHHRRADNILRYVTEEPRTARMSGVIVSSLDLYESERGPRIPSWLEVDTSRFILKCERLQAGGDWESVSGRLSVDVNGHLVHARIGDRIELLGKLSRPQPVRNPGGYDFQAALSRQGIDGLFRVRHPQAVQVLEDSSSFWWLIPRYRETTRLRIKQLFVQNLSEETCRLALSLLLGDRTQLQDEMRDRFVDSGTMHLLAISGLHVGILAGLISIVCRVLEFSPRTTTTCLILTVVLYAMLTNHRPPVLRASMLITVICLGTAGNRRIEPYSALAFCAAILLLWNPGNLFDIGAQLSFLAVGAIVWSSRALEANPFQAQTLGVPVSEEWQWVGRLSPVVSYLYQGYVVTGAIWLGTLPLTVATFHLVTPIGFVLNALLIPYIGVVLGLGYFFLFCGLLIPPLTVLVGGLFDWSVQGLLWVVDWAHHVPLGHFYCGATPVWWLAVYYILIAWNWNLYGSRQLVNGRWKVLSVWVMIGFTLGLQTPQRDGLKYTVLSVGHGLATVLELPGGETIIYDCGTFGDGRRAERTVEQYLRLQNVSHVDAVMISHADHDHFSGLFKLFERFSIGTLIVTQQFLDFGQANVEEICKAAATHGIPIRIVSAGDEIEFQKTGNAVQFKVLHPSSSFHSKYDNANSMVLSLEYANRRMLLTGDLERDGVEALLEQSTEPFDLVMAPHHGSKFSSPQQFFNWANSSIVLISTGDASVVDRLQEQLGPDVRVFATQKSGALTVEIKQAQPLHVVPFLK, from the coding sequence TTGATTGAACAAGATCAGTTTTCGAATTCTGGTCATCATAGAAATCTCCGACGCCCGGTCGTCTGGGCGGTGACGGCATTGTGTATTGGCATTGTGGCGGATCATTTCTCAACATTGAGTTTGTCGGTGTGGGTGGGCTTGTTTTTGGTGAGTTCTTTGGTGGCATTGGTCAGCTTACCGTTTCAGAGATGGTCATTCGCTGCATCGGTGGCAACATTGCTGCTGCTGGTTGCAGTAGGTGGAGGGCGAAATCAGTTTTTTCATCACCATCGTCGTGCAGACAACATCCTGAGATATGTCACTGAAGAGCCCCGCACGGCAAGGATGTCAGGTGTGATCGTATCAAGCCTCGATCTGTATGAATCAGAACGTGGGCCAAGAATTCCTTCCTGGCTGGAGGTCGACACCAGTCGCTTCATTCTCAAGTGCGAACGATTGCAAGCTGGAGGTGATTGGGAATCTGTCTCGGGACGTTTGAGTGTGGACGTCAATGGACATCTCGTTCATGCACGGATTGGTGATCGAATCGAACTTCTCGGGAAACTCTCGCGTCCACAACCTGTAAGAAACCCAGGTGGATACGACTTTCAGGCCGCTCTTTCACGTCAAGGGATTGATGGGCTGTTTCGAGTGCGACACCCGCAGGCGGTGCAAGTTCTCGAAGATTCCAGTTCATTCTGGTGGCTGATTCCGCGATATCGAGAAACAACTCGTTTACGAATCAAACAGCTATTCGTCCAGAACCTTTCGGAGGAGACTTGTCGGCTTGCGCTCTCGTTGCTTCTGGGGGATCGGACTCAACTTCAAGACGAGATGCGTGATCGTTTTGTTGACAGCGGGACGATGCACCTGCTGGCGATTTCAGGATTGCATGTGGGGATATTGGCTGGGCTGATTTCGATCGTTTGTCGGGTCCTTGAATTTTCACCGCGAACGACCACAACGTGCCTGATCTTGACTGTCGTCCTTTACGCAATGTTGACGAATCATCGTCCGCCGGTTCTGCGTGCATCGATGTTGATTACAGTGATTTGCCTGGGGACGGCCGGGAATCGACGTATTGAACCGTACAGTGCACTGGCGTTTTGTGCAGCGATTCTGTTGCTTTGGAATCCGGGGAATCTTTTTGATATCGGAGCGCAGCTTTCGTTTCTCGCCGTCGGAGCCATTGTCTGGAGCAGCCGGGCTTTGGAGGCGAACCCCTTTCAGGCACAAACACTTGGCGTTCCCGTTTCCGAAGAATGGCAATGGGTGGGACGCCTGTCACCCGTCGTAAGTTACCTGTATCAGGGATACGTGGTGACCGGTGCTATTTGGCTCGGCACATTACCACTGACTGTGGCGACGTTTCATCTGGTAACCCCCATCGGATTTGTACTGAATGCGTTGCTCATCCCGTACATAGGTGTCGTGCTAGGCTTAGGGTATTTCTTTCTATTCTGCGGTTTGCTGATTCCCCCGCTGACTGTCTTGGTGGGCGGATTGTTCGATTGGTCGGTGCAAGGTTTGCTCTGGGTTGTTGATTGGGCTCATCATGTCCCGTTGGGGCATTTCTATTGTGGGGCGACTCCTGTTTGGTGGCTGGCTGTTTACTACATCCTTATTGCCTGGAATTGGAATCTTTATGGTTCGCGACAGTTGGTCAATGGACGGTGGAAGGTGCTTTCGGTCTGGGTCATGATCGGATTCACACTCGGGCTGCAAACTCCTCAGCGTGATGGATTGAAATATACGGTCCTCTCGGTCGGACACGGATTGGCGACGGTTCTTGAATTACCCGGCGGAGAAACGATTATTTATGACTGCGGCACTTTTGGTGATGGACGGCGAGCCGAGAGGACCGTCGAGCAGTATTTGCGTTTGCAGAACGTCAGTCACGTCGACGCGGTCATGATTTCACATGCAGATCACGATCACTTTAGCGGGCTCTTTAAGTTGTTTGAACGCTTTTCAATCGGAACTCTCATTGTGACTCAGCAGTTTCTGGACTTCGGGCAGGCAAATGTCGAGGAAATATGCAAAGCTGCAGCGACGCACGGAATTCCTATCCGAATCGTTTCTGCTGGCGATGAAATTGAGTTTCAGAAAACTGGAAATGCAGTCCAGTTCAAAGTTCTTCACCCATCGAGTTCGTTTCATTCCAAGTATGACAATGCGAACAGCATGGTGCTGTCTCTGGAGTATGCAAATCGACGCATGCTCTTGACGGGTGATTTGGAGAGAGATGGAGTCGAAGCTTTATTGGAACAATCGACCGAGCCATTTGATCTCGTGATGGCTCCGCATCATGGCTCAAAGTTTTCGAGTCCGCAGCAATTTTTTAATTGGGCAAATTCCAGTATCGTGCTGATTAGTACTGGAGATGCCTCAGTTGTTGATCGCTTGCAAGAACAGCTTGGTCCAGATGTCCGAGTTTTTGCGACACAGAAGTCCGGAGCGTTGACAGTTGAAATCAAGCAAGCTCAACCGCTTCATGTCGTGCCGTTTTTGAAGTAG
- a CDS encoding tetratricopeptide repeat protein, with amino-acid sequence MRTQVQRNTTWILPLFLIGGLAFFVRYSHLFFSPSPGNQEQAQTQDAAGQQNISNVIQSAFNELNTDLKASEPLVLDFIKARKQAHTDQENLFPKSADAHLHQEFIEKYTQFQLQAVEYYLSQTKDSETAKLAGEQFLTAFINWECGTSPADVNIPQEITQLAEEAIEDGSNDDTIRACYAGVLLKNHRSQEALDAMVALHQKESQLQIAPTLAPLFQIWFLNASQELKESRYNIQTRRRLMLVTLIEFLKLDQQKDEERFFWLLFDQNVQLDRTGWNEFLQALFQHPEIPIYHKQLAMGKFRVRFAGEERKPTDAPLTLEQQNSERQKTLLQAVPYFLRAWQLEPQSPDAPYELLKIAVQFDAPGWTAEDWFQEVISIEFDHQDAYNTYFESLQAKSQRTKLLSLANFCLQTARWETPVPSFGLNAVEDVMEDSPLNEELGENPEIADFASQFAAAYLEQIENPNQQSVHELAGQQLGLLTGILVQSENYEPAAKLFKLHGKKLTNDVFLWAHRNRDSFHREVLAMTGPAANEIKALTTSHLPADQKVVDQILEKDPRQEVALFVTSLRLKQVQVEQFEKGDWVDLTFQESLPGWFVDADETHILNDKAIVLREFQQHGNLQLRPDFQFDAPYQIEVVVKLFAVESLRSPTNRVAIALGGSRSSESRSMKFAEFGVTMNGVNVAHLNSQTPDGEILKLKPILHISDTYRLTLEVWPDRALMYVNNQPVINDENITGIATNLLSFGTIIPDKLTPRSIRLETPRLRKLSVSQEASLLAYTQKLVQLHPYHPKAYFLHGKSFRNLNQHDAARKEFEKALLLKPDYEEAKRSLAFCYGALRDFRRAILILEGLVNESTTDPILMNELAWNLIVCDDKSLRNAPRAISLAKAACEQSNFENPNIVSTLASAYAEHGEFEKAVETLQIAMKIADPQLQIYLNERLADYSESRAIHETAP; translated from the coding sequence GGATGCTGCTGGTCAGCAAAACATCTCAAATGTCATTCAATCAGCTTTCAATGAGCTAAACACCGACTTGAAAGCTTCAGAACCGCTTGTCCTGGATTTCATCAAGGCCCGAAAACAGGCTCACACCGATCAGGAAAACCTGTTCCCCAAATCAGCAGATGCCCATCTTCACCAAGAATTTATTGAGAAGTACACACAGTTTCAGCTTCAAGCTGTCGAGTACTACCTGAGCCAGACCAAGGATAGCGAAACAGCAAAACTCGCTGGTGAACAGTTTCTGACTGCATTCATCAATTGGGAATGTGGGACATCGCCTGCAGATGTAAACATCCCTCAGGAAATTACTCAGCTTGCTGAAGAAGCGATCGAAGATGGCTCGAACGACGACACGATTCGAGCTTGCTATGCAGGGGTATTACTAAAGAATCACCGGTCGCAGGAAGCTCTGGACGCGATGGTCGCACTGCATCAGAAAGAATCTCAACTGCAAATTGCCCCGACTCTCGCTCCACTGTTTCAAATTTGGTTCTTGAACGCTTCGCAAGAACTCAAAGAAAGCCGGTACAATATTCAAACACGGCGACGGCTAATGCTCGTCACGCTGATCGAATTCTTAAAACTCGATCAACAAAAAGACGAAGAACGTTTCTTCTGGTTGCTCTTTGACCAGAACGTTCAGCTCGATCGAACAGGTTGGAATGAATTTTTACAAGCTCTGTTTCAACACCCAGAAATTCCGATTTACCACAAACAACTTGCGATGGGCAAATTTCGAGTGAGGTTTGCCGGCGAAGAAAGAAAGCCGACGGATGCTCCGTTGACTTTAGAGCAACAGAACTCCGAACGACAAAAAACGTTGCTGCAGGCCGTTCCTTACTTCTTGCGAGCTTGGCAACTCGAACCACAGTCTCCAGATGCCCCCTATGAACTGCTGAAAATTGCTGTCCAGTTTGATGCTCCGGGATGGACGGCTGAGGACTGGTTTCAGGAAGTCATCAGCATCGAATTCGATCATCAAGATGCTTACAACACTTACTTCGAATCTCTTCAAGCGAAATCACAACGCACCAAGCTTCTTTCACTGGCCAATTTCTGTCTTCAAACAGCTCGTTGGGAGACGCCCGTTCCAAGTTTCGGCCTGAACGCGGTTGAAGATGTCATGGAAGACTCTCCGTTGAACGAAGAGTTAGGAGAAAATCCCGAAATCGCAGATTTCGCCAGTCAGTTTGCAGCGGCTTATCTCGAGCAAATCGAGAACCCAAACCAGCAATCCGTTCATGAATTGGCTGGACAACAACTCGGCCTTCTGACCGGGATACTTGTTCAATCGGAAAATTACGAACCTGCTGCCAAGCTCTTTAAGTTGCATGGCAAAAAACTGACCAACGATGTCTTTCTATGGGCCCATCGAAATCGAGACTCGTTTCACCGAGAAGTTCTCGCAATGACCGGGCCAGCTGCCAATGAGATCAAAGCCCTGACGACAAGCCATCTCCCTGCCGATCAGAAAGTCGTGGACCAGATTCTCGAGAAAGATCCACGTCAAGAAGTTGCACTGTTTGTCACGTCACTAAGACTCAAACAGGTACAAGTTGAGCAGTTCGAGAAAGGAGACTGGGTTGACCTGACATTCCAGGAAAGTCTCCCAGGATGGTTCGTCGATGCCGATGAAACTCACATTTTAAATGACAAGGCGATTGTACTTCGTGAATTCCAACAGCACGGAAACCTCCAGTTACGGCCTGACTTTCAGTTCGACGCTCCCTACCAGATTGAAGTGGTCGTCAAACTCTTTGCAGTTGAGTCGTTGCGTTCCCCCACGAATCGGGTTGCCATCGCTCTTGGTGGGTCGCGCAGTTCAGAATCTCGGTCAATGAAGTTTGCTGAATTCGGTGTTACCATGAACGGGGTGAATGTGGCGCACCTGAATTCGCAAACTCCAGACGGTGAAATCTTAAAGTTGAAGCCGATCTTACACATCAGCGACACCTATCGTTTAACCCTCGAAGTCTGGCCGGACCGCGCGTTAATGTACGTCAATAATCAGCCCGTGATAAATGATGAAAATATCACTGGGATTGCGACAAACTTACTCTCGTTCGGAACGATCATCCCGGACAAGCTGACTCCACGTAGCATTCGTTTAGAAACCCCACGCCTTCGGAAACTCTCTGTCTCTCAAGAGGCCAGTCTTCTTGCTTACACTCAGAAACTGGTACAGCTTCACCCTTACCATCCGAAAGCCTATTTTCTTCACGGCAAGTCATTTCGGAATTTGAATCAGCACGATGCCGCGCGAAAAGAGTTTGAAAAAGCTCTCCTCCTCAAACCGGATTATGAAGAAGCAAAACGAAGCCTCGCCTTCTGCTACGGCGCACTCAGAGACTTCCGCAGGGCGATCCTTATTCTGGAAGGCTTAGTGAATGAATCAACTACTGACCCAATCCTCATGAATGAACTGGCTTGGAATTTAATTGTCTGCGACGACAAATCTCTGAGAAACGCACCACGTGCGATCTCACTGGCGAAGGCGGCTTGTGAGCAGTCCAACTTCGAAAACCCTAACATTGTCTCTACGCTAGCATCCGCTTACGCTGAACATGGAGAATTCGAGAAAGCTGTCGAAACGCTTCAAATAGCAATGAAAATCGCTGATCCACAATTGCAAATCTATTTAAACGAACGCCTCGCAGACTACTCTGAATCACGTGCAATTCATGAGACTGCCCCGTAA
- a CDS encoding DUF2237 family protein encodes MSRGKNVLGGDLQTCSTDPMTGWFRDGCCGTGPGDMGMHVICCRVTEDFLEFSKSTGNDLSTPIPEFRFPGLTPGDQWCVCAARWKDAYDAGHACEVVLEATHMSALEFASLEELQQHAVSE; translated from the coding sequence ATGTCTCGCGGAAAAAATGTACTTGGTGGCGATCTTCAAACCTGTTCAACAGATCCGATGACAGGCTGGTTTCGTGATGGATGTTGTGGCACCGGTCCGGGGGACATGGGGATGCACGTCATTTGCTGTCGAGTCACAGAAGATTTTCTGGAATTCTCGAAATCGACCGGAAATGATCTCTCAACGCCTATTCCTGAATTTCGTTTTCCGGGCTTAACCCCTGGCGATCAATGGTGTGTCTGTGCAGCGAGATGGAAAGATGCCTACGATGCCGGGCACGCCTGCGAAGTCGTCCTGGAAGCAACTCACATGTCAGCACTTGAATTTGCATCACTTGAAGAACTCCAGCAGCACGCTGTCTCTGAGTAA